A portion of the Streptomyces coeruleoprunus genome contains these proteins:
- a CDS encoding DUF2510 domain-containing protein, which translates to MSMTTPPGWYPDPSAPTVERWWDGTTWTAHTRPAAGAQPTAVVVPPTRRNGRVVQIAAAAVAVAAVVAAVLVLRPAGDEPPPSGTTAAPGASASGSASATDDPAGPATPSPATPSSGGEDGNLLVDQLNGITLVIPDGWEKPQFGTDGSPTMATVDDYPCPNTPTRYCRHGKVSSRTISSALTTPEAMAREDIAKAAEQAYGADTLGNKPHGGIRSHTVVAARQAVVAGRTGYLVRWQVTTTKGPGGYVQSLVFPSPAGTEQPVVVRFAFDAGPDGPPPALMDEITRGIRPIGSTTGGGVGSSIQPGTNS; encoded by the coding sequence ATGAGCATGACGACACCCCCGGGCTGGTACCCGGACCCGTCCGCGCCCACCGTCGAACGCTGGTGGGACGGAACCACGTGGACCGCGCACACCCGCCCCGCCGCAGGCGCACAGCCCACGGCCGTCGTCGTGCCCCCCACCAGGCGGAACGGACGCGTCGTCCAGATCGCCGCCGCGGCAGTCGCCGTGGCGGCGGTCGTCGCCGCCGTCCTGGTGCTCCGCCCCGCCGGCGACGAGCCACCGCCCTCCGGCACCACGGCCGCGCCCGGCGCATCGGCCTCCGGGTCCGCGTCCGCGACCGACGACCCGGCCGGGCCCGCCACCCCGTCGCCGGCCACGCCCTCCTCCGGCGGCGAGGACGGCAACCTCCTGGTCGACCAGCTCAACGGCATCACCCTGGTCATCCCCGACGGCTGGGAGAAGCCCCAGTTCGGCACCGACGGCTCACCCACCATGGCCACCGTCGACGACTACCCCTGCCCCAACACCCCCACCCGCTACTGCCGCCACGGCAAGGTGAGCTCCCGCACCATCTCCTCCGCGCTCACCACCCCCGAGGCCATGGCCAGGGAGGACATCGCCAAGGCCGCCGAGCAGGCGTACGGCGCCGACACCCTCGGCAACAAGCCGCACGGCGGCATCCGCTCCCACACGGTGGTCGCCGCCCGCCAGGCCGTCGTCGCCGGACGCACCGGCTACCTCGTCCGCTGGCAGGTCACCACCACCAAGGGCCCCGGCGGCTACGTCCAGTCCCTCGTTTTCCCCTCGCCCGCCGGGACCGAGCAGCCCGTCGTCGTCCGGTTCGCCTTCGACGCCGGCCCCGACGGGCCGCCCCCGGCCCTCATGGACGAGATCACCCGGGGCATCCGCCCCATCGGCAGCACGACGGGCGGCGGCGTCGGCAGCAGCATCCAACCGGGCACCAACAGCTAG